The following nucleotide sequence is from Tolumonas lignilytica.
AACACGATGACAAAGAAGGCGATGTCTCCAGCTTCGCGGCATTGTGTACTGCCTTATCAGCCACGATCGGTACAGGGAATATCGTCGGGGTCGCCACTGCCGTCAAACTGGGTGGTCCGGGTGCTATATTCTGGATGTGGATTGCCGCTTTTCTGGGGATGGCCACCAAATATTCCGAAGGCTTGCTTGCCGTGCGTTACCGCCAGAAAGATGCCAATGGTCAGATGAGCGGTGGCCCGATGTACTATCTGGAGAAAGGTCTGGGCAGTAAATTTCTGGCCTGCGCCTTTGCCTTATTTGGTATCGGCGTCGCATTGTTCGGTATTGGTACTTTTCCTCAGGTAAATGCCATTGCAGATGCGGCACAGTTTGCTTTCGAAGTGCCGAAATGGATCACAGGGCTGACGCTGGCCGTTCTGGTTGCACTCATTACCGTGGGTGGCATTGAGTCTATCTCTCGTGTCTCCACCAAAGTCGTGCCCTTTATGGCCGCGCTGTATGTCATAAGCTGTTTGGCGGTCATATATCTCCATGTTGACCAAATGCCTGCAGTCATTGATCAGATTTTGAGTGCAGCCTTCACGACAACTGCTGCCACGGGTGGTTTTGCCGGTGCCACTATGATGCTTGCATTGCAGGCTGGGGTTGCGCGCGGTGTATTTTCTAATGAATCAGGATTAGGATCAGCACCTATTGCAGCCGCCGCCGCAAAAACAGACTCTTGTGTTGAACAAGGGTTAGTCTGTATGACCGGAACCTTCTTCGACACCATTATCATCTGCACCATGACCGGGATCACCTTGGTTTTAACCGGTGCTTGGCAGTCTGAGGTCGCAGGCACTGCGATGACGAATATGGCCTTTACGCAAGGCATAGGTAGTCAATTAGGCTTTTATCTGGTCAATATTGGTTTATTGTTCTTTGCCTTCACCACCATCATTGGCTGGAACTACTATGGTGAACGCTGTACAGAATATTTGTTAGGTGTTAAGGCCATTAAACCTTATCGTTGGCTCTTCGTCATTCTGGTTGCCGTAGGTGCCTTACTGCATCTGGATTTGATTTGGGTCATTGCGGATATAGTGAACGGGCTGATGGCGATTCCTAACCTGATCGGGTTGATTGGTTTACGTCATATCATCACAACAGAAACGTTTGCTTACTTTGGTGCGCCAAATACAGCAACAACTGAAGCTGATACAGAAATC
It contains:
- a CDS encoding alanine/glycine:cation symporter family protein, which produces MLHSFLTAVDDFIWGPPLLALLMGTGLYLTIRLGLLQVIRLPLALKLVFFPPKHDDKEGDVSSFAALCTALSATIGTGNIVGVATAVKLGGPGAIFWMWIAAFLGMATKYSEGLLAVRYRQKDANGQMSGGPMYYLEKGLGSKFLACAFALFGIGVALFGIGTFPQVNAIADAAQFAFEVPKWITGLTLAVLVALITVGGIESISRVSTKVVPFMAALYVISCLAVIYLHVDQMPAVIDQILSAAFTTTAATGGFAGATMMLALQAGVARGVFSNESGLGSAPIAAAAAKTDSCVEQGLVCMTGTFFDTIIICTMTGITLVLTGAWQSEVAGTAMTNMAFTQGIGSQLGFYLVNIGLLFFAFTTIIGWNYYGERCTEYLLGVKAIKPYRWLFVILVAVGALLHLDLIWVIADIVNGLMAIPNLIGLIGLRHIITTETFAYFGAPNTATTEADTEIG